In Juglans microcarpa x Juglans regia isolate MS1-56 chromosome 8D, Jm3101_v1.0, whole genome shotgun sequence, the following are encoded in one genomic region:
- the LOC121242377 gene encoding uncharacterized protein LOC121242377 has translation MCSETSPPRLSFSHDVGQSEVVPIEHNLNRRDSSLLDPDFDFEFRISSSSSSFEQETCPADELFSNGVLLPVQVKERIDAAKEIHSREPRSKAPLPPLPCDNSSKKESMKEVMTMNLAQKHASKSFWGFRRSTSLNSDSKRSLLCSLPLLLRSNSAGSVSNPKRAALKDVHKQNSQKQASNSMSRSSPSSSASAMLQKPPLKKNYGGSLNGVRISPILNIVPPPYISKRTENLFGLGSLLRDRKDKRSKK, from the coding sequence ATGTGCTCAGAAACGAGTCCTCCTAGATTATCTTTCTCCCATGATGTTGGACAATCGGAAGTTGTGCCAATTGAACACAACTTGAATCGAAGAGACTCATCACTTTTGGACCcagattttgattttgagttccgcatcagcagcagcagcagcagctttGAGCAGGAAACTTGTCCAGCAGACGAGCTTTTCTCCAATGGGGTACTTCTTCCAGTTCAAGTTAAAGAGAGAATTGATGCTGCAAAAGAAATCCATAGCCGTGAACCTCGGTCTAAAGCTCCACTCCCTCCCCTTCCTTGCGATAACTcatcaaagaaagaaagcatGAAAGAAGTCATGACTATGAATTTGGCACAAAAACATGCATCCAAGTCTTTCTGGGGCTTCAGGAGAAGCACCAGTCTCAATTCTGACAGTAAGAGAAGCTTGTTGTGCTCATTACCGCTCTTGTTAAGGAGCAATTCAGCAGGTTCAGTCTCAAATCCAAAGAGAGCAGCGTTGAAGGATGTTCACAAGCAGAATTCACAGAAACAAGCGTCTAATTCAATGTCAAGATCATCACCTTCTTCATCTGCTTCTGCAATGCTGCAGAAACCTCCACTGAAGAAGAATTATGGAGGATCTTTGAATGGTGTTCGGATAAGTCCTATATTGAATATTGTACCACCTCCTTACATTTCTAAAAGAACTGAAAATCTCTTTGGTTTGGGTTCTTTGTTACGTGATAGGAAAGATAAAAGGAGCAAGAAATGA
- the LOC121242616 gene encoding zinc finger protein BRUTUS isoform X2, whose amino-acid sequence MAMPGGVAVLTNSVSKVDSSSPSSSKGRLSGSEMEVVSPILIFLFFHKAIRNELDALHRSAMAFATGKRSDIRPLLERYHFLRSIYMHHSNAEDEVIFPALDNRVKNVAQTYSLEHKGESNLFDHVFELLNSSAQYDENFRRELASCTGVLHTSVNQHMAKEEEQVFPLLIEKFSLEEQASLVWQFLCSIPVNMMAGFLPWLSTSISPDECRDLHKCLSMIVPAEKLLQEVVFTWMEGKSSTNTVESYVDKLHLRCVDSSSSTATHQMEKVNCPCEFTRTGKRKYLESGNDVLETSGSHPINEILLWHNAIKRELNEIAEEARKIQLSGDFTNLSAFNARLQFIAEVCIFHSIAEDKVIFPAVDGEFSFSQEHEEEESQFNEFRYLIESIQSAGETSTSAAEFYAKLCSHADHILETIQRHFHNEEVQVLPLARKHFSFKIQRELLYQSLCMMPLKLIERVLPWLVGSLTEDEAREFLENMQLAAPATDAALVTLFSGWACKARNQGLCLSPNATGCCPAKSLADIEENFHRSSCPCGSTVRRDSPKSIKADEIKRPSKRNVSMSSNGSNGTDPSETINDQKQCCSDRPCCVPGLGVNSNHLGLSSLGNAKSLRSLSFSSSAPSLNSSLFVWETENSSFDIGSAARPIDTIFKFHKAISKDLEYLDIESGKLSDCDETFLRQFTGRFRLLWGLYRAHSNAEDDIVFPALESKEALHNVSHSYTLDHKQEEKLFADISAVLSELSHLLESLQKAQRTEYLTGNNTGFSSARCSDYVKKYNELATKLQGMCKSVRVTLDQHIFREELELWPLFGRHFSVEEQDKIVGRIIGTTGAEVLQSMLPWVTSALTQDEQNKMMDTWKQAAKNTMFNEWLNECWKGSLVPTSETEASETSISQKGIGHQESLDHSDQMFKPGWKDIFRMNQNELESEIRKVYRDSTLDPRRKAYLVQNLMTSRWIAAQQKLPKSLAGETSNGGNVMGCSPSFRDPDKQVFGCEHYKRNCKLRAACCGKFFTCRFCHDNESDIRNDVHALPKYSSSWANMHDTFMQRLFNGELLLQYLQIF is encoded by the exons ATGGCGATGCCTGGGGGAGTCGCGGTGCTGACGAATTCGGTGAGCAAGGTCGATTCTTCTTCGCCTTCGTCTTCCAAAGGTCGTTTGAGTGGCTCTGAGATGGAGGTGGTGTCTCCGATtctgattttcttgttctttcacAAAGCGATTCGCAATGAGCTGGACGCGCTTCACCGATCCGCCATGGCCTTCGCCACGGGGAAGCGCAGCGATATCCGCCCACTGCTCGAGCGGTACCATTTCTTGCGGTCTATCTACATGCACCACTCCAATGCTGAAGACGAG GTAATCTTTCCAGCTCTTGATAATCGTGTGAAGAACGTAGCACAAACATATTCCCTTGAACACAAGGGTGAAAGCAATCTTTTTGATCACGTATTTGAGCTGCTGAATTCTAGTGCACAATATGATGAAAATTTTCGAAGAGAGCTAGCTTCTTGTACAGGAGTTCTGCATACATCAGTTAACCAACACATGGCGAAGGAAGAAGAGCAG GTCTTCCCCTTGCTTATTGAAAAGTTTTCGCTTGAAGAGCAggcctctttggtctggcagtTCTTGTGCAGCATTCCGGTGAATATGATGGCAGGGTTCCTTCCATGGCTTTCGACCTCCATTTCACCTGATGAATGTCGGGATCTGCACAAGTGCTTAAGTATGATTGTCCCAGCGGAAAAGCTTCTTCAAGAG GTTGTTTTTACCTGGATGGAAGGGAAAAGCAGTACTAACACAGTTGAAAGCTATGTAGATAAACTTCACCTACGATGTGTAGATTCTAGTTCAAGCACAGCAACTCATCAAATGGAGAAAGTAAATTGTCCATGTGAGTTCACCAGGACTGGGAAAAGGAAATATCTAGAGTCAGGTAATGATGTTCTAGAGACCTCAGGATCACATCCGATAAATGAAATATTGCTCTGGCATAATGCCATTAAAAGAGAGTTGAATGAGATAGCAGAGGAGGCCAGGAAGATACAATTGTCTGGAGATTTCACTAATCTGTCAGCTTTTAATGCGAGGTTGCAATTTATTGCTGAAGTTTGCATCTTTCACAG TATTGCTGAGGACAAGGTCATCTTTCCTGCAGTAGATGgggaattttctttttcccaggaacatgaggaagaagaaagccAGTTCAATGAGTTTAGGTATCTAATCGAAAGCATACAAAGTGCAGGAGAAACCTCCACTTCAGCTGCTGAGTTTTATGCAAAGTTATGCTCGCATGCAGATCATATATTGGAAACTATACAGCGGCACTTCCACAATGAGGAAGTTCAG GTTCTTCCTCTTGCTCGAAAGCACTTTAGCTTCAAAATACAGCGGGAACTTTTGTATCAAAGCTTGTGCATGATGCCCTTGAAATTGATTGAGCGTGTCTTGCCATGGCTGGTAGGATCGTTGACCGAAGATGAAGCCAGGGAATTCCTTGAAAACATGCAGTTGGCAG CTCCAGCAACAGATGCAGCTCTAGTAACGCTCTTTTCTGGTTGGGCTTGCAAGGCTCGTAATCAGGGTTTATGTCTGTCCCCAAATGCAACTGGTTGCTGTCCTGCTAAAAGTCTTGCTGATattgaagaaaattttcataGATCATCCTGTCCTTGTGGCTCCACAGTGCGCAGAGACAGCCCAAAATCAATTAAAGCAGATGAAATTAAAAGACCTTCCAAACGGAATGTCTCAATGTCATCCAATGGTAGCAATGGCACTGACCCTTCAGAGACTATAAATGACCAGAAACAATGTTGTAGTGATCGACCTTGTTGTGTCCCAGGATTAGGAGTAAACAGTAATCATCTGGGGTTGAGTTCTCTTGGCAATGCTAAGTCTTTGCGTTCTTTGTCTTTCAGTTCTTCTGCCCCATCTCTCAACTCCAGTCTTTTTGTTTGGGAAACAGAAAATAGCTCTTTTGATATTGGAAGTGCAGCAAGACCAATCGATACTATATTTAAATTCCATAAAGCTATAAGCAAAGACTTAGAGTATTTAGACATTGAATCTGGAAAACTTAGTGACTGTGACGAGACATTCCTTCGGCAGTTCACTGGAAGATTTCGTCTGTTGTGGGGACTATATAGAGCTCACAGTAATGCTGAGGATGATATAGTGTTTCCAGCATTGGAATCCAAAGAGGCTCTTCATAATGTGAGTCACTCGTACACACTGGACCATAAGCaggaagaaaaattatttgcagATATTTCTGCTGTTCTTTCTGAGCTTTCACACCTTCTTGAAAGCTTGCAGAAGGCCCAGAGGACAGAGTATTTAACTGGAAATAATACTGGATTTTCTTCTGCCCGTTGTAGTGATTATGTTAAGAAATACAATGAGCTAGCCACTAAGCTTCAAGGAATGTGCAAATCAGTAAGAGTGACTTTGGATCAGCATATTTTCAGGGAGGAACTTGAGCTGTGGCCGTTGTTTGGGAGACATTTTTCTGTGGAGGAGCAAGACAAAATAGTGGGCCGCATTATTGGGACTACAGGTGCTGAGGTTCTACAGTCAATGTTACCGTGGGTAACTTCTGCACTTACTCAggatgaacaaaacaaaatgatggACACGTGGAAACAGGCTGCCAAGAACACAATGTTCAATGAATGGCTTAATGAATGTTGGAAAGGAAGTCTGGTGCCAACTTCAGAGACTGAAGCATCAGAAACTAGCATTTCTCAAAAAG GTATCGGACATCAAGAAAGCTTGGACCACAGTGATCAGATGTTCAAGCCTGGTTGGAAGGATATTTTCCGAATGAATCAAAATGAGCTTGAGTCAGAGATCAGAAAGGTTTATCGGGACTCGACTCTGGATCCAAGGAGAAAGGCATATCTTGTACAGAATCTTATGACTAG TCGTTGGATTGCAGCTCAGCAGAAGTTGCCTAAATCATTAGCTGGGGAGACTTCTAATGGTGGAAATGTAATGGGATGTTCACCATCATTTCGAGATCCTGACAAACAAGTGTTTGGGTGTGAGCACTATAAAAGAAACTGCAAACTCCGTGCTGCTTGTTGTGGCAAGTTCTTTACATGTCGGTTTTGCCATGACAAT GAAAGCGACATCAGAAATGATGTGCATGCGCTGCCTAAGTATTCAAGCAGTTGGGCCAACATGCATGACACCTTCATGCAACGGCTTTTCAATGGCGAATTATTATTGCAATATCTGCAAATTTTTTGA
- the LOC121242616 gene encoding zinc finger protein BRUTUS isoform X1, with translation MAMPGGVAVLTNSVSKVDSSSPSSSKGRLSGSEMEVVSPILIFLFFHKAIRNELDALHRSAMAFATGKRSDIRPLLERYHFLRSIYMHHSNAEDEVIFPALDNRVKNVAQTYSLEHKGESNLFDHVFELLNSSAQYDENFRRELASCTGVLHTSVNQHMAKEEEQVFPLLIEKFSLEEQASLVWQFLCSIPVNMMAGFLPWLSTSISPDECRDLHKCLSMIVPAEKLLQEVVFTWMEGKSSTNTVESYVDKLHLRCVDSSSSTATHQMEKVNCPCEFTRTGKRKYLESGNDVLETSGSHPINEILLWHNAIKRELNEIAEEARKIQLSGDFTNLSAFNARLQFIAEVCIFHSIAEDKVIFPAVDGEFSFSQEHEEEESQFNEFRYLIESIQSAGETSTSAAEFYAKLCSHADHILETIQRHFHNEEVQVLPLARKHFSFKIQRELLYQSLCMMPLKLIERVLPWLVGSLTEDEAREFLENMQLAAPATDAALVTLFSGWACKARNQGLCLSPNATGCCPAKSLADIEENFHRSSCPCGSTVRRDSPKSIKADEIKRPSKRNVSMSSNGSNGTDPSETINDQKQCCSDRPCCVPGLGVNSNHLGLSSLGNAKSLRSLSFSSSAPSLNSSLFVWETENSSFDIGSAARPIDTIFKFHKAISKDLEYLDIESGKLSDCDETFLRQFTGRFRLLWGLYRAHSNAEDDIVFPALESKEALHNVSHSYTLDHKQEEKLFADISAVLSELSHLLESLQKAQRTEYLTGNNTGFSSARCSDYVKKYNELATKLQGMCKSVRVTLDQHIFREELELWPLFGRHFSVEEQDKIVGRIIGTTGAEVLQSMLPWVTSALTQDEQNKMMDTWKQAAKNTMFNEWLNECWKGSLVPTSETEASETSISQKGIGHQESLDHSDQMFKPGWKDIFRMNQNELESEIRKVYRDSTLDPRRKAYLVQNLMTSRWIAAQQKLPKSLAGETSNGGNVMGCSPSFRDPDKQVFGCEHYKRNCKLRAACCGKFFTCRFCHDNVSDHSMDRKATSEMMCMRCLSIQAVGPTCMTPSCNGFSMANYYCNICKFFDDERTVYHCPFCNLCRVGRGLGIDYFHCMTCNCCLGIKLVNHKCLEKGLETNCPICCDFLFTSSATVRALPCGHYMHSACFQAYTCSHYTCPICSKSMGDMAVYFGMLDALLAAEELPVEYRDRCQDILCNDCDRKGSARFHWLYHKCGFCGSYNTRVIKMEMTNSDCSTAH, from the exons ATGGCGATGCCTGGGGGAGTCGCGGTGCTGACGAATTCGGTGAGCAAGGTCGATTCTTCTTCGCCTTCGTCTTCCAAAGGTCGTTTGAGTGGCTCTGAGATGGAGGTGGTGTCTCCGATtctgattttcttgttctttcacAAAGCGATTCGCAATGAGCTGGACGCGCTTCACCGATCCGCCATGGCCTTCGCCACGGGGAAGCGCAGCGATATCCGCCCACTGCTCGAGCGGTACCATTTCTTGCGGTCTATCTACATGCACCACTCCAATGCTGAAGACGAG GTAATCTTTCCAGCTCTTGATAATCGTGTGAAGAACGTAGCACAAACATATTCCCTTGAACACAAGGGTGAAAGCAATCTTTTTGATCACGTATTTGAGCTGCTGAATTCTAGTGCACAATATGATGAAAATTTTCGAAGAGAGCTAGCTTCTTGTACAGGAGTTCTGCATACATCAGTTAACCAACACATGGCGAAGGAAGAAGAGCAG GTCTTCCCCTTGCTTATTGAAAAGTTTTCGCTTGAAGAGCAggcctctttggtctggcagtTCTTGTGCAGCATTCCGGTGAATATGATGGCAGGGTTCCTTCCATGGCTTTCGACCTCCATTTCACCTGATGAATGTCGGGATCTGCACAAGTGCTTAAGTATGATTGTCCCAGCGGAAAAGCTTCTTCAAGAG GTTGTTTTTACCTGGATGGAAGGGAAAAGCAGTACTAACACAGTTGAAAGCTATGTAGATAAACTTCACCTACGATGTGTAGATTCTAGTTCAAGCACAGCAACTCATCAAATGGAGAAAGTAAATTGTCCATGTGAGTTCACCAGGACTGGGAAAAGGAAATATCTAGAGTCAGGTAATGATGTTCTAGAGACCTCAGGATCACATCCGATAAATGAAATATTGCTCTGGCATAATGCCATTAAAAGAGAGTTGAATGAGATAGCAGAGGAGGCCAGGAAGATACAATTGTCTGGAGATTTCACTAATCTGTCAGCTTTTAATGCGAGGTTGCAATTTATTGCTGAAGTTTGCATCTTTCACAG TATTGCTGAGGACAAGGTCATCTTTCCTGCAGTAGATGgggaattttctttttcccaggaacatgaggaagaagaaagccAGTTCAATGAGTTTAGGTATCTAATCGAAAGCATACAAAGTGCAGGAGAAACCTCCACTTCAGCTGCTGAGTTTTATGCAAAGTTATGCTCGCATGCAGATCATATATTGGAAACTATACAGCGGCACTTCCACAATGAGGAAGTTCAG GTTCTTCCTCTTGCTCGAAAGCACTTTAGCTTCAAAATACAGCGGGAACTTTTGTATCAAAGCTTGTGCATGATGCCCTTGAAATTGATTGAGCGTGTCTTGCCATGGCTGGTAGGATCGTTGACCGAAGATGAAGCCAGGGAATTCCTTGAAAACATGCAGTTGGCAG CTCCAGCAACAGATGCAGCTCTAGTAACGCTCTTTTCTGGTTGGGCTTGCAAGGCTCGTAATCAGGGTTTATGTCTGTCCCCAAATGCAACTGGTTGCTGTCCTGCTAAAAGTCTTGCTGATattgaagaaaattttcataGATCATCCTGTCCTTGTGGCTCCACAGTGCGCAGAGACAGCCCAAAATCAATTAAAGCAGATGAAATTAAAAGACCTTCCAAACGGAATGTCTCAATGTCATCCAATGGTAGCAATGGCACTGACCCTTCAGAGACTATAAATGACCAGAAACAATGTTGTAGTGATCGACCTTGTTGTGTCCCAGGATTAGGAGTAAACAGTAATCATCTGGGGTTGAGTTCTCTTGGCAATGCTAAGTCTTTGCGTTCTTTGTCTTTCAGTTCTTCTGCCCCATCTCTCAACTCCAGTCTTTTTGTTTGGGAAACAGAAAATAGCTCTTTTGATATTGGAAGTGCAGCAAGACCAATCGATACTATATTTAAATTCCATAAAGCTATAAGCAAAGACTTAGAGTATTTAGACATTGAATCTGGAAAACTTAGTGACTGTGACGAGACATTCCTTCGGCAGTTCACTGGAAGATTTCGTCTGTTGTGGGGACTATATAGAGCTCACAGTAATGCTGAGGATGATATAGTGTTTCCAGCATTGGAATCCAAAGAGGCTCTTCATAATGTGAGTCACTCGTACACACTGGACCATAAGCaggaagaaaaattatttgcagATATTTCTGCTGTTCTTTCTGAGCTTTCACACCTTCTTGAAAGCTTGCAGAAGGCCCAGAGGACAGAGTATTTAACTGGAAATAATACTGGATTTTCTTCTGCCCGTTGTAGTGATTATGTTAAGAAATACAATGAGCTAGCCACTAAGCTTCAAGGAATGTGCAAATCAGTAAGAGTGACTTTGGATCAGCATATTTTCAGGGAGGAACTTGAGCTGTGGCCGTTGTTTGGGAGACATTTTTCTGTGGAGGAGCAAGACAAAATAGTGGGCCGCATTATTGGGACTACAGGTGCTGAGGTTCTACAGTCAATGTTACCGTGGGTAACTTCTGCACTTACTCAggatgaacaaaacaaaatgatggACACGTGGAAACAGGCTGCCAAGAACACAATGTTCAATGAATGGCTTAATGAATGTTGGAAAGGAAGTCTGGTGCCAACTTCAGAGACTGAAGCATCAGAAACTAGCATTTCTCAAAAAG GTATCGGACATCAAGAAAGCTTGGACCACAGTGATCAGATGTTCAAGCCTGGTTGGAAGGATATTTTCCGAATGAATCAAAATGAGCTTGAGTCAGAGATCAGAAAGGTTTATCGGGACTCGACTCTGGATCCAAGGAGAAAGGCATATCTTGTACAGAATCTTATGACTAG TCGTTGGATTGCAGCTCAGCAGAAGTTGCCTAAATCATTAGCTGGGGAGACTTCTAATGGTGGAAATGTAATGGGATGTTCACCATCATTTCGAGATCCTGACAAACAAGTGTTTGGGTGTGAGCACTATAAAAGAAACTGCAAACTCCGTGCTGCTTGTTGTGGCAAGTTCTTTACATGTCGGTTTTGCCATGACAATGTGAGTGATCATTCTATGGACAG GAAAGCGACATCAGAAATGATGTGCATGCGCTGCCTAAGTATTCAAGCAGTTGGGCCAACATGCATGACACCTTCATGCAACGGCTTTTCAATGGCGAATTATTATTGCAATATCTGCAAATTTTTTGATGATGAAAG GACTGTATATCACTGTCCATTTTGCAATTTATGCCGGGTTGGGAGAGGTCTTGGAATTGACTATTTTCATTGCATGACGTGCAACTGTTGCCTGGGAATCAAGTTAGTGAACCACAAGTGCCTGGAGAAAGGTTTAGAAACAAACTGCCCTATATGCTGTGATTTCTTATTCACATCAAGTGCAACGGTCAGAGCTCTTCCTTGTGGCCATTACATGCATTCAGCTTGCTTTCAG GCATACACTTGCAGTCACTACACCTGTCCAATTTGCAGCAAATCTATGGGAGATATGGCG GTCTACTTTGGCATGCTTGATGCATTGTTGGCTGCTGAGGAGCTTCCAGTGGAATACAGGGATCGTTGTCAG GATATACTCTGCAATGACTGTGATCGAAAGGGTTCCGCACGGTTCCACTGGTTGTATCATAAGTGTGGATTCTGTGGGTCGTATAACACCAGGGTGATCAAGATGGAGATGACAAATTCCGATTGCTCCACAGCACACTAA